A part of Desulfosoma caldarium genomic DNA contains:
- a CDS encoding glycosyltransferase family 4 protein, giving the protein MKVAMLHWAFAPIIGGVETHLAMLGPDLVRDGCQVALLTGAVDGRPSEESWQGMYVRRTPLMDLNSLTPASIVAHREEIARELADFIRDVEPELVHVHNMHYFSPEHARALGEICRRRSIPLLLTAHNVWEDLLWQKMLAYREQWDGIIAVSNYIKRELIRAGYPAARIDVVYHGIDTEKFRPGDGERPPELIGRRVIFHPARMSLAKGSDVVVRAGALIRKEFPDVILVLTGTEKTVDWGSYQQGEVEAVRRLIRDLDMEEHVYIRFLPWHEMPAMYRAADIVVYPSRFDEPFGLVMLEAMATARPVVVSRAGGMPEVVQDGVSGLVVPMGDHEALAEAVLSLLRDPALAKSLGERGRHEVERAFTKELMVARTLSLYRRVLDWRPMRGVVGWTK; this is encoded by the coding sequence ATGAAGGTGGCTATGCTGCACTGGGCTTTTGCGCCCATCATCGGCGGGGTGGAGACCCACCTAGCCATGTTGGGGCCCGACCTGGTGAGGGACGGCTGTCAGGTGGCCCTTCTGACGGGGGCGGTGGACGGGAGGCCCAGCGAGGAGTCCTGGCAAGGGATGTACGTGCGCCGCACGCCTCTCATGGACCTCAATTCCCTGACCCCAGCTTCCATCGTAGCGCACAGGGAGGAAATCGCCCGGGAGCTGGCGGATTTCATCCGGGACGTGGAGCCGGAGCTGGTGCACGTCCACAACATGCACTACTTTAGTCCGGAGCACGCCCGGGCCCTGGGGGAAATCTGCCGGCGTAGGAGTATACCCCTGCTTCTGACGGCCCACAATGTGTGGGAAGACCTACTCTGGCAGAAAATGCTCGCATACAGGGAGCAGTGGGATGGCATTATTGCCGTCAGTAACTACATCAAGAGGGAACTGATCCGGGCGGGTTATCCGGCCGCGCGTATCGATGTGGTGTACCACGGTATCGACACCGAAAAGTTCCGGCCCGGCGACGGGGAGCGACCGCCGGAACTGATCGGACGGCGCGTCATCTTCCATCCGGCCCGTATGAGCTTGGCCAAAGGGTCCGACGTGGTTGTGCGGGCGGGAGCCCTCATTAGGAAGGAATTTCCGGACGTCATCCTAGTTCTTACCGGCACGGAAAAGACCGTAGACTGGGGCAGTTACCAGCAGGGCGAGGTGGAGGCCGTACGCCGCTTGATCCGGGATCTGGACATGGAAGAACACGTATACATCAGGTTCCTTCCCTGGCACGAGATGCCGGCCATGTACCGTGCGGCCGACATCGTGGTTTACCCCTCCCGTTTCGATGAACCCTTCGGCCTGGTGATGCTGGAGGCCATGGCGACGGCGCGTCCGGTGGTCGTGAGCCGGGCCGGGGGCATGCCGGAGGTGGTTCAGGACGGAGTGAGCGGCCTGGTGGTACCAATGGGAGACCACGAGGCTTTGGCAGAGGCCGTTTTGAGCCTGCTGAGGGACCCGGCGCTGGCCAAGAGCCTGGGGGAGCGGGGCCGCCACGAGGTGGAGCGCGCCTTTACCAAGGAGCTGATGGTGGCGAGGACCCTTTCCCTTTACCGGCGCGTTCTGGACTGGCGGCCCATGAGGGGAGTGGTCGGGTGGACGAAATAA
- a CDS encoding amylo-alpha-1,6-glucosidase, translating into MDEISPLRIVPRHFQIKTEVLKEGEIFLTTLPTGEVPDGNMGGLGLYYRDTRYLSGLEMYLADAKPVLLSSTTRGSHFSQFEFTNPEISLVDGQLIPLQTLHLRLLRVIRGALFQRLRLINFNFFPVTITLRFLFAADYVDIFEVSGMARQRRGEILEPRATRNSFQLRYRGLDDVVRITEVFFDPAPAQIRLEQGRAKVAVYLHLPPQKKVYLICQVTPRVAGDAAVPLEGNPAHLGVAFSTIAIQQAKSYRKWTRDCTQIETDNQVFNQILKRATTDLRSLFAVYPEGGILEAGVPWYAAPFGRDALVSSWQTLMLNREIARSSLRFLARFQGRRLDPSRDEQPGKIMHELRRGEMAACGEIVHTPYYGSVDSTLWFVILLGELYCWDQDRTFVEEMHEALKGCLTWCREYGDLDGDGYIEYRREAEGGLDNQGWKDSWDGVVDAEGRIPEPPIALVEVQGYLYLALRHASRLLTVLGESGRANEVAAWAERLRAQFLKDFWLGKYLAFALDGRKLPVTTVVSNMGHCLFTGILPPEMARKVAERLFQQDMYSGWGIRTMGKREKAYNPMSYHNGSVWPHDNTIIAWGLRHHDLLQYLEQLATGLYDASLHFPYNRLPELFCGFTRRAIGGPVRYPIACDPQAWAVSSIFQLLQALLGLTCFPEGLQIKKPLLPSWLKEVYIEGLRVGKGRVDLEFARNRGSTYCQLLKKEGDFRVIIEV; encoded by the coding sequence GTGGACGAAATAAGTCCCTTGCGCATCGTACCGCGCCATTTCCAGATCAAGACGGAGGTTTTGAAGGAAGGGGAGATTTTCCTCACGACGCTGCCCACGGGAGAGGTACCCGACGGTAACATGGGTGGCCTGGGCCTCTATTACCGGGACACGCGCTACTTGAGCGGGCTGGAGATGTACCTGGCGGACGCCAAACCGGTATTGCTTTCCTCCACGACCAGGGGAAGCCACTTCAGTCAGTTCGAGTTCACCAACCCGGAGATCTCCCTCGTTGACGGGCAGTTGATTCCGCTTCAGACCCTGCATCTACGGCTGCTTCGGGTCATCCGGGGGGCACTTTTTCAGCGCCTGCGCCTGATCAACTTCAATTTTTTTCCGGTGACCATCACGCTAAGGTTCCTCTTCGCCGCGGATTACGTGGACATCTTCGAAGTATCCGGGATGGCCCGACAGCGGCGCGGGGAAATCCTCGAGCCCCGAGCTACCAGGAATTCCTTTCAGCTTCGCTACCGCGGATTAGACGACGTGGTGCGGATCACCGAAGTCTTTTTCGACCCCGCGCCCGCGCAGATACGGCTGGAGCAGGGCCGGGCGAAGGTCGCTGTTTACCTGCACCTGCCACCTCAGAAGAAGGTGTACCTCATCTGCCAGGTTACCCCCCGTGTGGCCGGTGACGCCGCAGTGCCCCTGGAGGGGAATCCGGCGCACCTGGGGGTGGCCTTCTCCACAATAGCTATCCAGCAGGCCAAGAGCTACCGCAAATGGACCCGCGATTGCACCCAGATTGAAACGGACAACCAGGTATTCAACCAGATCCTGAAGCGTGCCACCACGGACCTTAGGAGCCTGTTTGCGGTTTATCCGGAGGGAGGGATTCTGGAGGCCGGCGTACCATGGTATGCCGCGCCCTTCGGCCGGGACGCTCTCGTCAGCTCTTGGCAGACCCTCATGCTCAATCGGGAGATAGCCAGGAGTTCACTGCGGTTCCTGGCCCGCTTTCAGGGACGCCGGCTGGATCCCTCCCGGGACGAGCAGCCCGGCAAGATAATGCACGAACTGCGCCGGGGGGAGATGGCGGCCTGCGGCGAGATTGTGCACACACCCTACTACGGTTCGGTGGACTCCACGTTGTGGTTCGTGATTCTCCTTGGGGAGCTATATTGCTGGGACCAGGACCGGACGTTCGTTGAAGAAATGCATGAAGCCCTGAAGGGCTGCCTGACCTGGTGTCGGGAGTACGGGGACCTGGACGGGGACGGTTACATCGAGTATCGCCGGGAGGCCGAGGGGGGACTGGACAACCAGGGATGGAAGGACTCCTGGGACGGGGTGGTGGACGCCGAGGGCCGGATACCGGAACCGCCCATCGCCCTGGTGGAGGTGCAGGGCTACCTGTACCTGGCCCTCAGGCACGCCTCCCGTTTGTTGACGGTCCTCGGGGAATCGGGCCGTGCGAATGAGGTGGCGGCGTGGGCCGAGCGTCTGCGGGCGCAGTTTCTGAAGGATTTCTGGTTAGGGAAATACCTGGCGTTCGCCCTCGACGGGCGCAAACTGCCGGTCACGACCGTGGTCTCCAACATGGGGCACTGCCTCTTCACGGGAATCCTACCGCCGGAAATGGCGCGCAAAGTGGCCGAGCGCCTGTTCCAGCAGGACATGTACTCCGGCTGGGGCATTCGCACCATGGGCAAGCGGGAAAAGGCCTACAACCCCATGAGCTACCACAATGGCTCGGTCTGGCCCCACGACAACACTATCATCGCCTGGGGGCTGCGGCACCACGACCTCCTCCAATACCTGGAACAGTTGGCCACGGGCCTGTACGATGCCTCGTTGCATTTTCCATACAACCGTTTGCCCGAACTGTTCTGCGGCTTTACTCGGCGTGCCATCGGGGGACCGGTGCGTTACCCCATCGCCTGCGATCCGCAGGCCTGGGCCGTGAGCAGTATTTTCCAGTTGCTCCAGGCGCTGCTGGGCCTGACCTGTTTTCCCGAGGGTTTGCAGATTAAGAAACCTCTACTCCCTTCGTGGCTCAAGGAGGTTTACATCGAGGGACTTCGGGTGGGCAAGGGCCGGGTGGACCTGGAATTTGCGCGCAACCGCGGTTCCACCTACTGTCAGCTCCTAAAGAAAGAAGGCGATTTCCGGGTCATCATCGAGGTTTGA
- a CDS encoding alpha,alpha-trehalose-phosphate synthase (UDP-forming) has protein sequence MATGKLIVASNRGPYVVRGRSRVRSIGGLVSALEPSLRASGGVWVAWSGGHTTIEGTDDTEAGYRWREVHLSAEEVSGYYHGFANRALWPLCHYFLEKCDFRKDYWETYVRVNRKFAAEIQATLADDDIIWVHDYHLALVPHFLRPVLTHQRLGFFWHIPFPPRDFFQVLPWAGEILRGMLGSDLVGFHSPAYVDNFLSCVQDLPGVRVDRERLRVEYGRRRVLVHAFPVGIDCGYFRALVNRGDVAPAAARLRRVLGVDQLGLAVDRLDYSKGIPERLHALELFWERYPEYQGRVSVIQIAVPSRTQVDAYRTLRRKVEEAVGRVNGRFSDDQWLPVYYFCRAFSQEELAVYYASADVALVTPLRDGLNLVAKEYVASRTDGRGVLVLSRFAGAAEELKEALLVNPYDLDDMVAKIHAAFEMPVAEQMRRMRALQERVRRYDISWWMGSFLGTLLDGQVIRQPRVPAQLSWVVGSKRTGAADRGLEALN, from the coding sequence ATGGCAACGGGAAAGCTGATTGTGGCGTCCAATCGCGGGCCCTATGTGGTGCGGGGAAGATCAAGGGTCCGGTCCATTGGCGGTTTAGTTTCGGCCCTCGAGCCTTCGCTGCGGGCCAGCGGGGGGGTGTGGGTGGCCTGGAGTGGGGGTCATACCACGATTGAGGGGACGGACGATACCGAGGCAGGCTACCGCTGGCGCGAGGTGCACCTGTCCGCGGAAGAGGTCTCAGGGTATTACCATGGATTTGCCAATCGGGCACTGTGGCCGTTGTGTCATTACTTTCTGGAGAAGTGTGATTTTAGGAAGGACTACTGGGAGACCTACGTCCGCGTCAACCGGAAATTTGCCGCCGAGATCCAGGCCACGCTAGCCGATGACGACATCATCTGGGTGCACGACTACCACCTGGCCCTAGTGCCGCACTTCCTGCGTCCGGTCCTCACCCACCAGCGCCTGGGCTTTTTCTGGCATATTCCCTTCCCGCCCCGGGACTTCTTTCAGGTGCTCCCCTGGGCCGGCGAGATCCTGAGGGGCATGCTGGGGAGCGACCTAGTGGGCTTCCACTCGCCGGCCTACGTAGACAATTTCCTATCCTGCGTCCAGGACCTGCCCGGGGTCCGGGTGGACCGGGAGCGGCTGAGGGTGGAATACGGCCGCAGGAGGGTGTTGGTCCATGCCTTTCCCGTGGGCATCGACTGCGGCTATTTCCGGGCCCTGGTGAACCGGGGCGACGTGGCGCCGGCCGCGGCGCGGTTGCGGCGCGTGCTGGGCGTGGACCAACTGGGCCTGGCCGTGGACCGGCTGGACTACAGTAAAGGCATCCCGGAGCGCCTGCACGCCCTGGAGCTGTTTTGGGAGCGGTATCCTGAGTACCAGGGCCGGGTCAGCGTCATCCAGATTGCGGTGCCCAGCCGTACCCAGGTGGATGCCTACCGGACCCTCAGGAGGAAGGTCGAGGAAGCGGTGGGGCGCGTCAACGGCCGCTTCAGCGACGACCAGTGGCTTCCCGTTTACTATTTCTGCCGGGCCTTCAGCCAGGAAGAGCTGGCTGTCTACTACGCGTCCGCGGACGTGGCCCTGGTCACCCCCCTGCGGGACGGATTAAACCTAGTGGCCAAGGAATACGTGGCCAGCAGAACCGACGGCCGGGGAGTGCTGGTGCTCAGCCGCTTTGCCGGGGCCGCTGAGGAGCTCAAAGAGGCTCTGCTGGTTAATCCATATGATCTCGACGACATGGTGGCCAAAATCCACGCCGCTTTTGAGATGCCGGTGGCCGAGCAGATGCGGCGCATGCGGGCCCTCCAGGAGCGCGTGCGCCGGTATGACATTTCCTGGTGGATGGGCAGTTTTCTGGGAACCCTTCTGGACGGTCAGGTCATACGCCAGCCGCGGGTTCCGGCCCAGCTTTCCTGGGTCGTGGGAAGTAAAAGAACGGGCGCCGCGGACCGCGGGCTGGAGGCCCTCAACTGA